Proteins from one Silurus meridionalis isolate SWU-2019-XX chromosome 3, ASM1480568v1, whole genome shotgun sequence genomic window:
- the LOC124379023 gene encoding INO80 complex subunit D — protein MYEGKHIHFSEVDNKPLCSYSPKLCKQRRLNGYAFCIRHVLEDKTAPFKQCEYVAKYNSQRCTNPIPKAEDRRYCNSHLQVLGFIPKKERKKKHDALDSVALNITVPSLALKASNGLDGLPPSPPCTRLPPLALSSTHLFDPFAFYEEDVDGVESATRKNSVPKRKPASRLVLSQQGPRHDADFPSPTSEQLTPVTVACTLPKSPHLPPPTPAALPAPPPPLQHAGHASFIQQGPSQALQCKTAPASTGASLVPTTPPSAGQQYRKTLHTSPSHPPAGAWECPQSRTITMRPTAFTAPPACLSRLQHLIQLCANRHKEHGDLFPHLGLDWSDESADEDEEEEDDERIPSLPQARRLQDGSPQHHSVGEREEPRRSRLAQLCTYLQERYKHLCRQERAATRHTRYKYAFRKALLHAASKDPDCTGELIQHLSKTSHMSSRHPVQQKVEKSVCTGSTKGQPCSNPSLPFTRHCFQHILLNRSQQLFSSCTARFADGQQCSVPVFDITHQTPLCDEHAKKMDNFLRGDSNRRVQQQQQRRPRKKTKPPALTKKHKKKRRKVVRRPQKPIPPALPQGNLPMPPTLTLPTHHASIRSPSTPELSADELPDDITTDIADIPNDLELNQEDFSDVLPRLPDDLQDFDLFEGKNGELLPTTEEAEELVRALQAMGSYPDTLVCLNSMAELTPADDHRAMSVFSGSGVTVTAMGDLLNGRISSDNFPSLELEDNLLHHSADDHFPSSLSPQPPPATTSAPPAGSNRTLNERTFPHSALSKTEPTLPSSPPGSHYSSDHVPSPYSDHISSPHSASYQTEPPLLLEVPLSGLPGAPRSSWSNLALSLTEPMQFGNLLTQDTHLLSTSLSTPPSITHPPSAPSSSPPNSPHDLLSTSQPKLQLPQFSAAFGHQLASHSGIPKDVQPSHSSTAPPTGFTSASATAAGANSAAPTFQQSK, from the exons ATGTATGAGGGGAAACACATACACTTCTCGGAGGTGGACAATAAGCCTTTGTGCTCATACAGCCCAAAACTCTGCAAGCAGCGTAGACTTAATGGATACGCCTTCTGTATACGGCATGTTTTAGAGGACAAGACAGCTCCCTTTAAACAATGTGAATATGTGGCCAAGTACAACAGCCAGCGATGCACCAACCCCATTCCCAAAGCCGAGGACCGCAG ATACTGTAACAGCCACCTGCAAGTGCTGGGCTTCATCCCCAAGAAGGAGCGTAAGAAGAAACATGATGCGCTGGATTCTGTAGCATTGAACATCACCGTGCCCTCCCTAGCTCTCAAAGCCTCTAATGGCTTAGACGGTTTGCCTCCTTCTCCACCCTGTACCCGTCTGCCCCCCCTTGCCTTATCCAGCACACACCTGTTTGACCCCTTCGCCTTTTACGAAGAGGACGTGGATGGAGTGGAGAGCGCCACACGCAAGAACTCTGTACCTAAGAGGAAGCCTGCTAGTCGGCTGGTTCTCAGTCAGCAAGGGCCACGTCATGACGCTGACTTTCCATCACCCACTTCAGAGCAATTAACACCCGTCACGGTGGCCTGCACACTGCCCAAATCTCCACATctaccaccaccaacaccagcagCACTACCTGCACCTCCCCCACCTTTGCAGCATGCTGGTCACGCTTCCTTTATTCAGCAGGGGCCATCACAAGCTCTGCAATGCAAGACAGCACCAGCTTCAACAGGAGCCTCCCTGGTGCCCACCACACCACCCTCAGCAGGCCAGCAGTATCGGAAAACCCTCCACACTTCCCCCAGTCATCCACCTGCTGGCGCTTGGGAGTGTCCACAGAGCCGCACCATCACTATGCGACCCACTGCCTTTACAGCTCCCCCTGCCTGCCTGTCAAGGCTACAGCATCTTATACAGCTCTGTGCAAACAGACACAAAGAGCATGGAGACCTCTTCCCTCATCTTG GACTGGACTGGTCTGATGAAAGTGctgatgaggatgaagaagaagaagatgatgagagAATTCCTTCATTGCCCCAGGCCAGGAGGCTGCAGGATGGGAGTCCTCAACACCA ttctgTGGGTGAACGCGAGGAGCCTCGGCGGTCTCGTCTGGCTCAGCTCTGTACGTACCTGCAGGAGCGCTACAAACACTTGTGTAGGCAAGAGCGAGCTGCCACACGGCACACAAGATACAAATACGCTTTCAGGAAAGCTCTGCTCCATGCAGCCAGCAAAGACCCTGACTGCACAGGGGAACTCATCCAGCATCTCAGCAAAACATCACACATGTCCAGCAg GCATCCAGTACAACAGAAAGTGGAAAAATCTGTGTGCACTGGTAGCACCAAGGGTCAGCCCTGCAGCAACCCATCTCTGCCTTTCACACGCCACTGCTTCCAAC ATATCCTGCTGAACCGTTCACAGCAGCTCTTTTCCAGCTGCACAGCACGATTTGCTGATGGGCAGCAGTGCTCTGTCCCCGTCTTCGACATCACACACCAGACACCTCTCTGTGATGAACATGCCAAGAAAATg GATAATTTCCTACGTGGGGATAGTAACAGGCGGgtgcaacagcagcagcagagaCGGCCACGTAAAAAGACCAAACCACCAGCGTTGACtaagaaacacaagaaaaagCGGAGGAAAGTAGTGCGCCGTCCCCAGAAACCCATTCCTCCTGCACTACCACAGGGCAACCTGCCCATGCCACCCACATTGACACTGCCCACCCACCATGCCAGCATCAG GAGCCCCTCTACACCTGAGCTCAGCGCAGATGAACTTCCTGATGACATCACCACTGATATCGCAGACATTCCAAATGATCTGGAGTTAAATCAGGAGGACTTTTCTGACGTCCTGCCCAGATTGCCTGATGACCTACAGGACTTTGACCTGTTTGAGG GTAAGAATGGCGAGTTGCTTCCCACCACAGAAGAGGCGGAGGAGCTGGTTCGTGCGCTGCAGGCAATGGGCTCATATCCTGACACGCTGGTTTGTTTAAACTCAATGGCTGAACTGACACCAGCTGATGACCATCGTGCCATGAGTGTCTTTTCTGGCTCTGGAGTCACGGTGACAGCCATGGGCGATCTCCTAAACGGCCGAATATCATCGGACAACTTCCCAAGTCTGGAGCTGGAGGATAATCTCCTCCATCACTCGGCAGATGATCATTTCCCTTCATCCCTCTCTCCTCAGCCACCACCAGCCACCACCTCAGCGCCTCCTGCAGGGTCAAATCGTACACTGAACGAGCGAACGTTCCCTCACTCGGCTCTCTCTAAAACCGAGCCCACGCTGCCGTCCTCTCCTCCAGGCAGCCATTACAGCAGTGACCATGTGCCGTCTCCTTACAGCGATCATATCTCCTCCCCACACTCTGCGTCCTACCAGACAGAGCCTCCTCTCCTACTGGAGGTGCCTCTCAGCGGATTACCAGGCGCTCCTCGCTCCTCCTGGAGCAACCTCGCCCTTTCCCTTACAGAACCAATGCAGTTTGGGAACCTTTTGACACAAGACACTCATCTCCTCTCCACCTCTCTGTCCACTCCTCCTTCCATCACACATCCACCCTCTgctccctcctcctctcctccaaaCTCCCCTCATGACCTTCTCAGCACTAGCCAGCCCAAACTGCAGCTCCCACAATTCAGTGCAGCCTTCGGTCATCAGCTTGCCTCTCACAGCGGCATCCCGAAAGATGTACAGCCCAGTCACAGTTCCACAGCTCCTCCTACGGGGTTCACGAGTGCAAGTGCCACTGCTGCCGGTGCCAACAGTGCCGCACCCACTTTCCAGCAGAGCAAGTGA